The sequence below is a genomic window from Tachysurus vachellii isolate PV-2020 chromosome 2, HZAU_Pvac_v1, whole genome shotgun sequence.
tcgcactgcaccccgcaccctccgatctaccagcactgctcgactggttccaccatctctcagggtaagaggcaagtatactacaagactcttctctgtactggcaccaaggtggtggaacgaacttcccctagaggtccggacagctgagtcactggctattttcaagcggcggttgaagacctacttattcaggaaacacttcaactagcacttcttcattatcttttgcattttaaaaaaaaaaaaaaaaaaaaaaaaaacacctttgacactttcattgtaactttgaacaaatgttttaaactcatggtatcttaagtatgtaacttagtgatccagcattaatgtattcaatgttagagatttaagcacttatgtacgtcgctctggataagggcgtctgccaaatgctgtaaatgtaaatgtgtgtgatgaagactCCAGTGTTCCTGAATTACCATGATGGAGAATAGagaacatgtttattaacacatcactcatttagttctaacacattaaacacactcagagatgtgagaagtgtgtgttcatcatGTACAGTTAATCAGATTAAACACAATTCTACACTGAGTTTATAATGACCTCTGATCCCTGGATAAAATTCCCTGGACCTCAATCCCATAAACACCTGAGGGATTATTTGTAACAGCAGGTGAAAATCCACATGAACTCGAGCTGAACCctgttcattttactgtttgtgtgatttattatttgtttattattgtaatatgatttacactttttacacaTGTATACTTATAGCTATATTACTGGATACATAACtaaaattatattgtataaagcagaggtcactaacaggcggaccgccgTCCGGGTCaagacccagaagctgtccaatcctgacacggacctacagccaaaacaaggttatgatttaaaacttgactggtgagacggagaaagggagagaaacagacgagtgagacggagaaagggagagaaacagacgagtgagacagagaaagggagagaaacagacgagtgagacggagaaagggagagaaacagacgagtgagacggagaaagggagaataaagaacaaccctgctgaaaaaaattaattccatTCTGGTCCAGggtggtttttactggttcgtgctggtataatgctggtatagtgctggtcagtgctggtatagtgctggtatagatgggtggccagcatagtcattgtgttatcaagcaaaacggggctggtgtagctggttaaccagtatgatcttgctggaatgagttttatgggaacaacctttatttttgcttgtgtatgtttctatgtaacacattaatataagattaaaacacaatatattggaatatatttaactATAAGTGTGATTATCAGTATCGGTACCATTAAAAGTGTATAAATAAGTATCAGCATCGTATCCTTGCAAAAAAAGTGGtatcgctcatccctaatagaTAGATCGATGTCCAATAGAATCAAACAGGAGTTTGGAGTCGAACAATGCtaaaatccatttgtctcaattaagaagtagtaaagtttgttttattagtaaagtggtaatgtgaagagatattacccaacatcagcgttgctatgcaacctttaaagcaactatgttcacgaaggtaaatgtacttcctgcactttcctaaaataaatctcacaatgttttcgactacattatataccttacagtgtttattgaaaTTAGtgtaagtgcacgtgttccagatcatcatgtttttgccaccgtaattaggattttgttttggggtaaataaaaaacttccgCTACATGACAAATCTACATGacaaatctgctgatcactgggaatcagaatgttggcatacgtgaggtacctggatgacggctgcatgACAGTCTCAACTAgtgaaattaaggactttaactacgacatgtttgaccaaactcaggtttattgggtacgatggaagcaagacttcttcagggcacaaatactgatgcttaaaggtatgtaacttaagcagtagctgttttatcgtaactcgttcactgcacaatataaacatatGAGTgatatttagttttgtttcttattttgtttctataatttttcagagaataaagaagacataaagcaggagttgtctaaagacAAACGATTCCAGGTGGCACCTCTTAAAAACAtatggtcatcgccaccacatactacttgttcctcactaaaagagagagcggaagctaagaccaaaaatgtgtgttgtaaaggttatattgtgtaacgttatttgtgaatgtgtgtgtattacagtgtgatggcaaatgtcattgttcaataaatattttaaacaaacctaTGGAtatatatgcattttatttattttctcttattgaaatgtagccctacttttatttatttaatgagagaacgttatacatatctacaatcatacatatgttcagttctatgttatgtgacaataaatattgtcaaaaagtatttaaattgtactaaatttatttgatttgacagtcaggtattgattccttcagatgttgatacaactactaggctacttaaatatatatcacactaactaggtagacattatgatcttatGGATCTTTGCTTCTAAAAagtttctcttactggacccctttaattttagttgaatacctctgctatAGAAtatagattgattgatttatttatttaatttgctgtTGTAGGTACTTGAAGCCCTGAGGTTGCATATCCTGGTACAGTAGGTGGCGCTCTGCACCTAAATAAGTTGTTTGCGCTCAGCCATATAAACCGAGAaagaagaacagagagagagagaaagtgaaagtctaagtgtgtgtgtgtgtgtgagtgagtgagtgagtgagagagagatcagtttACCTCCGTGACTAGCAAAcacaacagagtgtgtgagtgtgtgtgaagagtctGTTATAATCAGCAGCATGCAGCATGTCCCGGAAGAATGGACAGAGtcggaggagaggaagagatcAGATGAAGGACAGACAGAGCAGACGGAGGAGTGTGAGACGCTGATGATGGAGCTGACTCAACTCGTCCACATGACTGTGAGGGACAGCAGCTGGTGGGACAGGAGAGGACTGGACTGCACCATCCTGGCTTCAGCTTTCATCATCCTGCCCATAGgtaacagacacaaatacacacacacacagacagacacacacagacacacactcacacacatctttctgtctgtctttctctctctcagcgtTCCTGCTCTTGTCCTCGCCTCAGGTGTGTTACTTCATGTTGGGTTTGGTCGTGATGGGCGTGGCTCATGCTGTGATCACAGTGAAGGGAACTCACCTGGCCAGTCATGGCGTTCTGACTGAGTCCACCACCTGGACACAGTTCTGGAACATCTTCTTCATTGAGGTGAGACAAGCTTGGCCCAAAGCTGCTCAAAGGGGTGGAGCTTAAATGAATAGGGAATGAGCTAGTGTTAAACTGATAGGAGTGATGTAGCTAAGAAATGTAGGCATATTTAACTTATCATTATTATCTGTATGTGGTTCTTAAAGTAAGCTGAAGGAACAAGCAgtgattcactcacacacacacacacacacacgcacacggcTTAAATACAGTCACCAACATCACAAAACTGAGTTGCAGTTAGCCTGCAAGCTACTTAATAGCAGcaaaaaatacagcattaaATATAGCCTGCTAGCTAGCATTATATTACAGTAGTTAGGATAATAGTTGTGTATAaattacaaaacataaataagATGTTTACGTTACACAGACAGGTATAATTTAGCTTGATTAACTATCCTATGACCTTGTGACATCACTGCTAAAGCCTTAGATTAAAGAGTTAGCATTAACACGGTCTGTTTTAATGTACAACCCTGTGTGCTGTGTCTCCTCCAATCAGGATGATTAGTGAGTCTCAGTTAGCTTCTGTTATCTGTTGTACGTTTCAGGTGTGTGGAGCATTTACGGCCAAAATGGCAGTGAAAGCACACGTTAAGACGCATCACGCTCACACAAACGTGATCGGACTCGGAGATTCCAGCACTTGGAAGATTCCGTTCCTGCCCCGAAGTGTTTACCTGTTCATCGCTCCGCTCGCGGTCCCCGTCATCACGCCTGTGGTTGCCATGGGTgagcacagacagagagggcgGGGCTTATGTAACGTTTGATTAGCTGATCACAAACTGGACCGTTTAACATAATGCACTGGATCAAAATTGAACAATGTATCACTTAGCTAGTCACTCAGCTGCTAGCTTAGCTAACGTGGGATATGCTATTAgcagtgatagagagagagagagagagagagagagagagagagagagagagagaaaggtttaACATAGCTTTTATTCGTTAACTGAAAGAGAGAACATGTGctttacaattttacattttacactttacaattttgcacacacacacacactcacacacagtggcacacagacccacacacacaaagactgcCAGCATGCACAGAGAGcgacaatctcacacacacgcacacacacacagtggcacacagacccacacacacaaagactgcCAGCATGCACAGAGAgcgacacagtcacacacacacactcacacacagtcacacacacacactcacacacagtggcacacagacccacacacacaaagactgcCAGTGtgcacagagagcgagacaagACAATGATCTAAAACCCAGTCAGAGTCTGATcagcgcacgcacacacacacagagacacacacagtgacacacacacagtgacacacacacacacagtgacacacacacacacagtgacacacacacacagagacacacacacacagagacacacacacagagacacacacacagtgacacacagacacacacacacactgaagaggACAGAGCATAAACTTCACACTCaacacagggctctcaagttttgaagacaggcaacagtgacatattttaaatatgtctctctctcaccccccctcccccaaaaaattaaaataaaacaaataaataaataaaaaattatgacataaaacattccaaaacttaatatttgaattaaagaaaacatattaaattatacaatgtcgtgctgttggttagtagccttatttttctgagatttatgataaattcattattttataaaatgtcataaagctggggccccctggcaccatctcagggcccccagtttgagaaccccTGGcactagactacttgttctgatcaggtgttgtcagtaaacaggctgtaaaactgttggctaagttacagacactgtgactgctgttagagacgtttcccagatcatcagcaggagtttttcatcaatgtcattgtttgtgtcaaacacgttgtgaattagttgtaacattaaacaggagatcatgacttactctgtgctcaaagtgatgctcacagctccagagcttttctctgtgggtgaacgaggacgatgatgaacaattccaggatctgcttttttttcattggttgttgtgttaaatctgacccagatacaatagagctattttctgattggctattgcaGGGCTGCCAACTTTTGAGTTCATCTTAGAGTGagattttgggggcggggctttggtTATGGGGCGGGGCTTATGGGGGCAGggcttggtgtggaaaaaaaatacaagcacaaaatccttgcattagcagaagtgtattaagtatatactgattgtcaaagtatttggtatctgtacagaatttcttgggagatttacattacatttaattttcacaaacattttacagaaataggattaacatgtgattaacatgttcacagattaacatgtgattaacatgttcacagattaacatgtgattaacatgttcacagattaacatgtgattgacatgttcacagattaacatgtgattgaCATGTTCAcggattaacatgtgattaacatgttcacggATTAacgtgattaacatgtt
It includes:
- the LOC132861557 gene encoding fatty acid desaturase 6-like isoform X1 is translated as MQHVPEEWTESEERKRSDEGQTEQTEECETLMMELTQLVHMTVRDSSWWDRRGLDCTILASAFIILPIAFLLLSSPQVCYFMLGLVVMGVAHAVITVKGTHLASHGVLTESTTWTQFWNIFFIEVCGAFTAKMAVKAHVKTHHAHTNVIGLGDSSTWKIPFLPRSVYLFIAPLAVPVITPVVAMGLLKGQPLSSAVHTVVCMCIGVCSQYVLLRCVSGLECSLALLVMLLSRAMFSIPYIHVNIFQHIGLPMFSQSRRPKRIYQMSHGVLNLSRNPLLDWTFGHSLINCHVEHHLFPSLSDNMCLKVKPIVSQFLKMKALPYQEEDYLSRLRLFFHRYQELMVFAPPITELVGVQ
- the LOC132861557 gene encoding fatty acid desaturase 6-like isoform X3, which translates into the protein MQHVPEEWTESEERKRSDEGQTEQTEECETLMMELTQLVHMTVRDSSWWDRRGLDCTILASAFIILPIAFLLLSSPQVCYFMLGLVVMGVAHAVITVKGTHLASHGVLTESTTWTQFWNIFFIEVCGAFTAKMAVKAHVKTHHAHTNVIGLGDSSTWKIPFLPRSVYLFIAPLAVPVITPVVAMGLLKGQPLSSAVHTVVCMCIGVCSQYVLLRCVSGLECSLALLVMLLSRAMFSIPYIHVNIFQSRRPKRIYQMSHGVLNLSRNPLLDWTFGHSLINCHVEHHLFPSLSDNMCLKVKPIVSQFLKMKALPYQEEDYLSRLRLFFHRYQELMVFAPPITELVGVQ
- the LOC132861557 gene encoding fatty acid desaturase 6-like isoform X2, whose product is MQHVPEEWTESEERKRSDEGQTEQTEECETLMMELTQLVHMTVRDSSWWDRRGLDCTILASAFIILPIAFLLLSSPQVCYFMLGLVVMGVAHAVITVKGTHLASHGVLTESTTWTQFWNIFFIEVCGAFTAKMAVKAHVKTHHAHTNVIGLGDSSTWKIPFLPRSVYLFIAPLAVPVITPVVAMGLLKGQPLSSAVHTVVCMCIGVCSQYVLLRCVSGLECSLALLVMLLSRAMFSIPYIHVNIFQHIGLPMFSQSRRPKRIYQMSHGVLNLSRNPLLDWTFGHSLINCHVEHHLFPSLSDNMCLKVKPIVSQFLKMKALPYQEEDYLSRLRLFFHRDEEFYYSGHRNTK